The following are encoded together in the Humulus lupulus chromosome 5, drHumLupu1.1, whole genome shotgun sequence genome:
- the LOC133780185 gene encoding uncharacterized protein LOC133780185, whose amino-acid sequence MSIISWNFRGLGNPWAVQFLKDLVVQKRPKYVFLCETLCSKEKVEHVRRLLHFEGSFSIDSQGRSGGIALLCKVQEEVTLVRFSHNHIDVRIHIEGSQDYRLTGLYGEPKRSLRKNTWDLIKQLKEESMLPWCIIGDLNNVLSMDDKRGGRPYPNWLIHGFQEVVDECGLLDLELEGNRFTWEKGQGTEQMVEVRLDRALVSQSWYEMFNMAKLFNLDISTSDHTPLLLDLSFKLFVHAEKRFKFENAWLREPMCKQLVKESWEACHNSDIGVKLKHCSGVLWEWGKAYTGCFKERIGKCKKVLKKYKSRRDDEAVRRYKEAQKDLHEVYSQREVFWRQRSKQLWLKAGDQNSKYFHAAASTRRRNNQIHSLLRDDGVCVEWENGLSEVKEALFQMNPDKSPGPDGMSPGFYQRCWDIVGRDVVDLVLSNRLKNVLAHIISDAQSAFIPGRLITDNIMVSFEVMHYLKKKRSGKDGCMALKLDMSKCVVTVRYMVVHGSKEIGPIVPGREAGEDCMYLGLPNIIGRNKTVVLGFLKDRIRKRIQGWDAKLLSRAGKEILLKTVAQSLSNYAMSVFLLPVSVCSEMERLMNKFWWKSSSSDGSKGIQWMSWNRLSSHKNKGGMGFRHLRDFNIALLGKQAWRLITNPDSLVGRVYKARYYPQGSFLEAELGSNPSFVWRCILESKAMMGGGLRRRVGSGVAVSVLRDPWLPNEYNQRVSSNHPALVDIMVSSLMIPGQITWDEDLDDTWAWGREKYGHYTVTSAYRLLQEGKEDHSMADNSGFWKKLWQLKVPPKVKDFLWRAVSSSLPTKFQLRIKKVEVGACCPWCLIAPETTYHVLVECAFVQEIWSSSGVVMSGGHNSSFGAWLHDIFQRYGKEKRVEIAMLCWSIWGSRNALIWKQKNASVQQIKMTAAVTLEQWCTARDSTEVFMDSFEPGDGLERWTKPDSETLKVNINAALFAETGRYSFAFVIRNHNGSLLEARTMCKPGAPQPEVAEGIDLKEALSWLQ is encoded by the exons ATGAGTATTATCAGCTGGAATTTCCGTGGGCTTGGGAACCCATGGGCTGTTCAATTCTTAAAGGACTTAGTTGTCCAAAAGCGACCCAAGTATGTTTTTCTTTGTGAAACTTTGTGTAGTAAAGAGAAAGTGGAGCATGTGCGAAGGTTGTTGCACTTTGAAGGATCTTTTTCTATTGATTCTCAAGGTCGGAGTGGCGGGATAGCATTACTCTGTAAGGTTCAAGAAGAGGTGACTTTGGTGCGCTTCTCTCATAATCACATTGATGTTCGAATTCATATAGAGGGCTCACAAGATTATCGTTTAACAGGATTGTATGGGGAGCCAAAAAGATCGTTAAGAAAGAACACTTGGGATTTAATTAAGCAACTTAAGGAGGAGTCAATGTTACCTTGGTGCATTATAGGTGATTTGAATAATGTATTGAGCATGGATGATAAAAGAGGAGGAAGACCATATCCAAATTGGTTGATTCATGGCTTTCAGGAGGTTGTTGATGAGTGTGGTTTGCTGGATTTAGAGCTAGAAGGAAATCGGTTTACTTGGGAAAAGGGGCAGGGGACTGAGCAAATGGTAGAGGTGCGACTTGATCGGGCGTTAGTGTCTCAAAGCTGGTATGAGATGTTTAATATGGCCAAATTATTTAATTTGGATATTTCTACATCTGACCATACTCCATTGTTGTTGGACCTAAGCTTTAAGTTGTTTGTACATGCTGAAAAAAGGTTCAAGTTTGAAAATGCATGGTTGCGTGAACCTATGTGTAAGCAATTGGTGAAGGAGAGTTGGGAAGCTTGCCATAATAGTGACATTGGAGTTAAATTAAAGCACTGTAGTGGTGTTTTATGGGAATGGGGAAAGGCCTATACTGGGTGTTTTAAAGAAAGAATTGGTAAGTGTAAGAAAGTGCTAAAAAAGTACAAGTCGAGACGTGATGATGAGGCTGTGAGAAGATATAAGGAAGCTCAGAAGGATTTGCATGAAGTGTACTCTCAACGGGAGGTTTTTTGGAGACAACGGTCTAAGCAGTTATGGTTAAAAGCTGGTGATCAGAATAGCAAGTATTTCCATGCTGCGGCGAGTACAAGAAGAAGAAATAATCAGATTCATAGCTTGTTACGAGATGATGGTGTGTGTGTGGAATGGGAAAATGGTCTCTCAGAG GTGAAGGAAGCGTTGTTTCAGATGAATCCTGATAAGTCTCCAGGACCTGATGGAATGAGTCCCGGTTTTTATCAAAGATGTTGGGATATTGTGGGTCGGGATGTGGTGGATTTG GTTTTGTCCAATCGGTTGAAGAATGTGTTAGCTCATATTATTTCAGATGCGCAAAGTGCTTTTATACCAGGTCGCCTTATTACAGATAATATTATGGTTTCTTTTGAGGTGATGCATTATTTGAAGAAGAAGCGTAGTGGAAAAGATGGGTGTATGGCTCTGAAATTAGATATGAGTAAG TGTGTTGTCACTGTGAGGTACATGGTTGTGCATGGTTCAAAAGAAATAGGGCCTATTGTTCCTGGTAGAG AAGCTGGTGAAGATTGTATGTATTTGGGTCTGCCAAATATCATAGGGAGAAATAAAACAGTGGTTTTGGGTTTTTTGAAGGATCGAATTAGGAAAAGAATTCAAGGGTGGGATGCTAAGCTACTTTCACGAGCTGGTAaggagattcttttgaaaacagtTGCTCAAAGCTTGTCAAATTATGCTATGAGTGTTTTTTTGTTACCAGTTTCAGTTTGTAGTGAGATGGAGAGATTGATGAATAAATTTTGGTGGAAGTCTTCTTCAAGTGATGGATCAAAAGGGATCCAATGGATGAGTTGGAATCGATTGAGTTCTCATAAGAATAAAGGTGGCATGGGATTTAGACACTTGAGGGACTTTAACATTGCTTTACTTGGAAAACAAGCTTGGAGGCTCATAACTAATCCAGATTCCTTAGTAGGTAGAGTTTACAAAGCACGATACTATCCACaagggtctttcttggaagcggAGTTGGGTAGTAATCCTAGTTTTGTTTGGCGTTGTATTTTGGAATCTAAGGCTATGATGGGAGGAGGTTTGAGGCGTCGGGTAGGGTCTGGAGTGGCAGTGAGTGTGTTGCGGGATCCTTGGTTACCAAATGAGTATAATCAAAGAGTGAGTTCTAACCATCCTGCTTTGGTGGATATAATGGTGTCTAGTCTTATGATACCAGGACAAATCACATGGGATGAGGAT TTGGATGATACATGGGCTTGGGGGAGAGAAAAGTATGGGCACTACACAGTTACAAGTGCTTATAGACTACTTCAAGAAGGGAAGGAAGATCATTCCATGGCTGATAATTCtgggttttggaaaaaactgTGGCAGTTGAAAGTGCCTCCAAAGGTTAAAGATTTCCTATGGAGGGCAGTGTCAAGTAGTTTGCCAACAAAGTTTCAGTTGAGAATTAAAAAGGTGGAAGTTGGCGCTTGTTGTCCATGGTGTCTTATAGCACCTGAAACTACTTATCATGTGTTAGTTGAGTGTGCTTTTGTGCAAGAGATTTGGAGTAGTTCTGGTGTCGTCATGTCAGGAGGACATAATTCTAGTTTTGGAGCTTGGTTACATGATATTTTTCAAAGATATGGTAAGGAGAAACGTGTTGAAATTGCCATGCTTTGTTGGTCAATTTGGGGAAGCCGAAATGCTCTAATTTGGAAGCAAAAAAATGCTTCAGTTCAGCAAATCAAAATGACAGCAGCTGTCACACTTGAACAATGGTGCACTGCTCGGGATTCTACTGAAGTCTTTATGGATTCGTTTGAACCAGGAGATGGTCTTGAGCGCTGGACGAAACCGGATT